A stretch of DNA from Pontiella agarivorans:
GGGCGAAGGGGGCTATCTGCCCGCAAGCAAAGGCTATCTCCAGGGGCTCCGCGATCTGTGCGATAAACACGGCATTATGATGATCTGTGACGAAGTTCAGACCGGGTTCGGGCGTACCGGAAAAATGTTCGCCCATACCTATGATGACGTGACGCCGGACATCATGACCATGGCGAAGGGGCTCGGTTCCGGGATGCCGATCTCCGGTATCGCCTACAAAGCCGAGCTGGGTAAAAAATGGATTACGGGAACGCACGGCGGAACCTATGCCTGCAACCCGATGGCCGCGGCGGCGGCGGCCGCGACCATTGAAACGCTGATCGATGAAAAGCTGGTCGAGAATGCGATGGAACGCGGGGCGCAGCTGATGGCCGGGCTGAAGGCGCTGCAGAAAAAATATCCCTGCATCGGGGATGTGCGCGGCCGCGGCCTGATGATCGGGATCGAGCTGATGGACGGGGAGCGGCCGGACACCGCCTTGCCGGGTAAAATTCTGAAGGAAGTGTATCAGCGCAATCTGCTGCTGCTCAGCTGCGGAATGCGCAGAAATGTGCTGCGCTGCATTCCGCCGCTGGTGGTAACCGAAGAGGAGATCGAGCGCGGACTTAAAATTATTGAAGAAGCGCTGGAGGCCGTCGCATGCATCTGATTCCCATGCCGGAAATTTTCTGCGGCTCCGATGCGCTGGAGGCCCTCGGTACTACACTTGCGCAGGTGTGTGCCAGGCGCGTCTTTATTGTCACGGGTCCGCATGTTTCCCGGACGGACGGCTTTGCCGCCATGAAGGCGGTTGCGGAAAAGGGCCGCGATGTCGCGGTGTTTAATGAAACGCAAGGCGATCCCTCGATGGAGCAGGTCACCGAAATGATTGCGCAGGCGAAAGCATTCGGCGCGGATGCCGTGATCGGGATGGGCGGCGGCAGTCCGATTGATGCTGCGAAAGTGGTGGCTGCTGCGCTTTCCAATGATCGGAAGGTTGAGGAAATGGTCGGGACGGACCGGGTGCCGAAACGCTGCGCGCCGCTGTTTATTATTCCCACAACGGCCGGTACGGGATCCGAGGCGACGAATATTTCGATTCTGACCGATACTGCAGAGCAGATGAAAAAGGCGGTGGTTTCAAATCATATTCTGCCACACATGGCTTTTCTGGTTCCGGAACTCACGGTATCGATGCCGAAGCGTATCACCGCCACAACCGGCATCGATGCCTTTTGCCACGCTACGGAAGCCTATCTTTCCAAACGCCGTAATCCGTACAGCGACGGCATGGCACTCCGGGCGCTGGGCCTGATTGCCCGGTGGCTGGAGAAAGCGTGCTGCGAACCGGAAAATCTGGCGGCGCGTGAGGGGATGCTGATGGCGAGTTTTTTTGCGGGGCTGGCTTTCACCAACGCAAGTGTCACAGCGATTCATGCTTTTGCGTATCCGCTGGGCGGACGGTACCACACGCCGCATGGCATGGCCAATGCGCTGATGCTCGCGCCGGTGCTGAAACATAATTTCGCGGGGAATGAGGAGCGTTTTGCGGATCTTGCCGAAGCCTTCTGCGGCGCGCGCGATCCCGGGGCATTTGTACCGGCGGTGCAGGTGCTTAAAAAAAATATCGGCCTGCCGATGTCGCTTGATGACGCCGGGATTCCGGAGAGCGATCTGGAGTCGATGGCCGAAGCGGTGATGGGTGTGACGCGGCTGCTGGAGGTGAATCCCAATGCGATTGTCTTGGATGATGCGAGGCGGATTTATCAGGAAGCATTCAAAGGAGAATAACGATGAGTGATGTGAAGAAGATGTTTATTGACGGGGAATGGGTGGAAGCCCTTTCCGGTGAAACGCGTGAGTCGATTAATCCGGCGAACGGTGAAGTTCTGTCAGCGGTGGCGGAAGGTGCGGCGGCGGATGTCGATAAAGCCGTCGAAGCGGCGAAGGAAGCGTTTTATAACGGACCGTGGGGTTCCGCTCCGGCGCAGGAGCGGGCGGCCCTGCTGTTTAAGCTGGCTGATCTGGTGGATGCGAATGCCGGGGAGCTGGCGGAACTGGAGATGCGCGATAATGGAAAACCGCTGCGCGAAACGGAGTATGATGTAGCGGATACGTCGGCCTGTTTCCGCTATTATGCCGGACTCTGTACGAAGCCGATGGGCCAGACCTACGACGTGGCCGATCCTATGCAGGCGATGACGGTGCGTGAGCCGATCGGCGTGGTCGGCCTGATTGTGCCGTGGAACTATCCGCTGCTGATGGCCACGTGGAAAATTGCGCCGGCTTTGGCAGCGGGCAACTGCATTATTTTCAAGCCGGCGGAATTGACCCCGCTTTCGGCGGTGCGTCTGTTTGAACTGATTGAAGAAGCCGGATTCCCGAAGGGCGTGGCCAACCTCGTGATGGGAGCCGGTCCGGCGGTCGGAGCACGTATGGCCGAACATCCGGACATTGACAAGATTGCTTTCACCGGCGGGACAGCGACGGGCCGGAAAATTATGACGGCCGCTACGGGCAACCTGAAAAAGATTTCCCTCGAGCTCGGCGGTAAATCGCCGTGCGTGGTGTTTGAAGATGCCGACATGGAGGCTGCGGTGGACTGGGCGCTGTTTGCCATCTTTGCCAACCAGGGTCAGGTCTGCTCCGCGGGATCGCGCCTGCTGCTGCAGGAGAGTATTCACGATGAGTTCGTGGAAAAACTCGTTGCGTGTGCCGAAAAAATAAAGGTGGCTCCGGGCGATGCCGAGGGTGTGGAAATGGCGGCCATGATTTCGGAAGCGCACATGGAAAAGGTGCTCCGCTATATAGAAATCGGGAAACAGGAGGGGGCAACGCTGCGGTGCGGCGGTATGCGTCTGACTGAGGGCGAGCTGAGCAAAGGCTTTTTTGTTGCACCGACCGTCTTTACCGACACGACACCGGATATGCGTATTGTGCAGGAGGAAATCTTCGGACCGGTGCTTGTGGTTCAAAAGTTTACCGACGATGAAGACGCGGTGCGCCTGGCCAACGATTCGATCTACGGCCTCGCCGGCGGGGTCTTTTCGGAAAACGGTGCGCGGGCGCTGAACTTTATCAAAAAGCTGCGCGCGGGCATTACCTGGATCAACTGCTACCACCCGACGTAC
This window harbors:
- a CDS encoding aspartate aminotransferase family protein, whose protein sequence is MTELADYSDLSTVYSHATDHIITGGKGSELYTTEGKTLLDFTSGIGVNSTGHCHPRVIAAIKEQADKLIFAQINIVYNEPVAKLCAQLKRVMPEALDTYFFSNSGAEAVEGAVKLAKHASGKPNIIVLHGSFHGRTHLTMAMTTSKTVYRLKYPNLPAGIYVAPYPYAYASGRTEEEETAYALAELELLLSTQTAPEETAAIVVEPVLGEGGYLPASKGYLQGLRDLCDKHGIMMICDEVQTGFGRTGKMFAHTYDDVTPDIMTMAKGLGSGMPISGIAYKAELGKKWITGTHGGTYACNPMAAAAAAATIETLIDEKLVENAMERGAQLMAGLKALQKKYPCIGDVRGRGLMIGIELMDGERPDTALPGKILKEVYQRNLLLLSCGMRRNVLRCIPPLVVTEEEIERGLKIIEEALEAVACI
- a CDS encoding iron-containing alcohol dehydrogenase family protein: MHLIPMPEIFCGSDALEALGTTLAQVCARRVFIVTGPHVSRTDGFAAMKAVAEKGRDVAVFNETQGDPSMEQVTEMIAQAKAFGADAVIGMGGGSPIDAAKVVAAALSNDRKVEEMVGTDRVPKRCAPLFIIPTTAGTGSEATNISILTDTAEQMKKAVVSNHILPHMAFLVPELTVSMPKRITATTGIDAFCHATEAYLSKRRNPYSDGMALRALGLIARWLEKACCEPENLAAREGMLMASFFAGLAFTNASVTAIHAFAYPLGGRYHTPHGMANALMLAPVLKHNFAGNEERFADLAEAFCGARDPGAFVPAVQVLKKNIGLPMSLDDAGIPESDLESMAEAVMGVTRLLEVNPNAIVLDDARRIYQEAFKGE
- a CDS encoding aldehyde dehydrogenase family protein; amino-acid sequence: MSDVKKMFIDGEWVEALSGETRESINPANGEVLSAVAEGAAADVDKAVEAAKEAFYNGPWGSAPAQERAALLFKLADLVDANAGELAELEMRDNGKPLRETEYDVADTSACFRYYAGLCTKPMGQTYDVADPMQAMTVREPIGVVGLIVPWNYPLLMATWKIAPALAAGNCIIFKPAELTPLSAVRLFELIEEAGFPKGVANLVMGAGPAVGARMAEHPDIDKIAFTGGTATGRKIMTAATGNLKKISLELGGKSPCVVFEDADMEAAVDWALFAIFANQGQVCSAGSRLLLQESIHDEFVEKLVACAEKIKVAPGDAEGVEMAAMISEAHMEKVLRYIEIGKQEGATLRCGGMRLTEGELSKGFFVAPTVFTDTTPDMRIVQEEIFGPVLVVQKFTDDEDAVRLANDSIYGLAGGVFSENGARALNFIKKLRAGITWINCYHPTYSEAPWGGYKQSGIGRDLGTYGFDEYTEVKQININLEPGPVGWFEN